From Orcinus orca chromosome 3, mOrcOrc1.1, whole genome shotgun sequence, a single genomic window includes:
- the RNF187 gene encoding E3 ubiquitin-protein ligase RNF187: MPKDPHRARRIRVLGREMETLAKRLAVLRPPAHGPRRSVAACQDPGDWSTPLPGPCVEHTPARTLRRAPSYPSRHSCPSSLLTIPVRTSPSPALRPRFSCVPVPGFPPCLRPRQPSHLCSPVRVPVCALLEGPAAAALALPAGPAEAACALCQRAPREPVRADCGHRFCRACVVRFWAEEDGPFPCPECADDCWQRAVEPGRPPLSRRLLALEEAAAAPARDGPASEAALQLLCRADGGPLCAACRMAAGPEPPEWEPRWRKALRGKENKGSVEIMRKDLNDARDLHGQAESAAAVWKGHVMDRRKKALTDYKRLRAFFAEEEERFLQEAEKEEGSLDDEDEDPAERFRSLLQAVSELERRHRNLGLSMLLQ; the protein is encoded by the exons GACCCAGGCGGAGTGTAGCGGCCTGTCAGGACCCGGGAGACTGGAGTACACCACTGCCAGGACCCTGCGTGGAGCACACGCCTGCCAGGACCCTGCGCCGGGCGCCCAGCTATCCCAGTCGCCATTCTTGTCCTTCGTCCCTGCTCACCATCCCCGTCCGTACATCCCCGTCCCCGGCTCTCCGGCCGCGCTTTTCCTGCGTCCCGGTCCCCGGCTTTCCCCCGTGTCTCCGGCCTCGCCAGCCCAGCCACCTGTGCTCCCCGGTCCGCGTCCCTGTCTGCGCCCTCCTCGAGGGCCCCGCCGCCGCTGCCCTGGCGCTTCCCGCGGGCCCAGCCGAGGCCGCCTGCGCCCTGTGCCAGCGCGCGCCTCGCGAGCCGGTGCGCGCCGACTGCGGCCATCGCTTCTGCCGGGCGTGCGTGGTGCGATTCTGGGCGGAGGAGGACGGGCCCTTCCCGTGTCCCGAGTGCGCCGACGACTGCTGGCAGCGCGCTGTGGAGCCCGGCCGCCCGCCGCTCAGCCGCCGCCTGCTGGCGCTCGAGGAGGCTGCCGCGGCGCCCGCGCGCGACGGCCCGGCTTCTGAGGCGGCGCTGCAGCTGCTGTGCCGAGCCGACGGGGGCCCGCTGTGCGCCGCTTGCCGCATGGCCGCGGGGCCCGAGCCGCCCGAGTGGGAGCCCCGCTGGAGGAAGGCGCTGCGCGGCAAG GAGAACAAGGGATCTGTGGAGATCATGAGGAAAGATCTGAACGATGCTCGGGACCTGCATGGCCAGGCTGAGTCCGCCGCTGCTGTGTGGAAG GGACATGTGATGGACCGGAGGAAGAAGGCCCTGACTGACTACAAGAGGCTTCGGGCCTTCTTTGCTGAGGAGGAGGAGCGCTTCCTgcaggaagcagagaaagaggaagggtcCCTGGATGACGAGGATGAGGACCCAGCGGAGAGGTTCAGGTCCCTGCTGCAGGCTGTGTCGGAGCTGGAGAGGAGGCACCGCAACCTGGGCCTCAGTATGCTGCTCCAG TGA